A window of Melospiza melodia melodia isolate bMelMel2 chromosome Z, bMelMel2.pri, whole genome shotgun sequence contains these coding sequences:
- the ISCA1 gene encoding iron-sulfur cluster assembly 1 homolog, mitochondrial, which produces MASSVVRATVRAVSKRRIQATRAALTLTPSAVQKIKELLKDKPDHVGVKVGVRTRGCNGLSYTLEYTKSKGDSDEEVVQDGVRVFIEKKAQLTLLGTEMDYVEDKLSSEFVFNNPNIKGTCGCGESFNI; this is translated from the exons ATGGCCTCGTCCGTGGTGCGCGCCACGGTGCGCGCCGTCAGCAAGCGCAGGATCCAGGCGACCCGCGCCGCCCTCACGCTG ACCCCTTCTGCTGTCCAGAAGATAAAAGAGCTTCTGAAAGATAAACCTGACCAT gTAGGTGTGAAAGTAGGTGTTCGTACAAGGGGATGCAATGGACTTTCTTACACATTAGAATATACAAAATCGAAAGGAGACTCTGATGAAGAAGTCGTTCAAGATG GGGTTAGAGTGTTTATTGAAAAGAAGGCACAGCTGACACTTCTAGGAACTGAAATGGACTATGTAGAAGACAAACTGTCCAGTGAATTTGTCTTCAATAATCCAAACATCAAAGGAACATGTGGCTGTGGAGAAAGCTTTAACATCTGA